A window of the Brassica napus cultivar Da-Ae chromosome A2, Da-Ae, whole genome shotgun sequence genome harbors these coding sequences:
- the LOC111207651 gene encoding serine/threonine protein phosphatase 2A 57 kDa regulatory subunit B' kappa isoform-like, with protein sequence MFKQFLSKLPRKSSSKPDSTSDPSGSSVVRSNSVKRMSSAVFPSSVVAGIEPLVPFKDVPTSEKLNLFVSKLSLCCVTFDFSDQTKNSLEKDVKRQTLLELLDFVSSSSSVRFTEPAILAMCKMSAVNLFRVFPPSYRERNDSDDNDPTFEPAWPHLQIVYDLLLKFITSPCLDAKLAKKYLDHGFILRLLELFDSEDPRERECLKTILHRVYGKFMVHRPFIRKAMSNIFYSFVFETTEKRGGGGIAELLEIFGSIVSGFALPLKEEHKIFLWRVLIPLHKAKSVGGYFHQLSYCVTQFIDKEPKLGSVVIKGLLKFWPVTNSQKEVMFLGEVEEIVEVMSLVEFQKVMVPLFLRIAACVNSCHFQVSERALFLWNNDQIVNLIAQNRQAILPIMFAALEKNAESHWNQSVLNLTLNVRKMFCEMDEALFMSCHARFQEDEAEQCSAEEKRKETWARLEKAASMKPVTGKTAVLVTPLATSIAC encoded by the exons ATGTTCAAGCAGTTCCTCAGCAAGCTTCCTCGGAAGTCGTCCTCAAAACCCGACTCCACCTCGGATCCATCCGGATCCAGCGTCGTCAGATCCAACTCCGTCAAACGCATGTCCTCCGCCGTCTTCCCCTCCAGCGTCGTCGCCGGAATCGAGCCTTTGGTCCCCTTCAAAGACGTCCCGACCTCCGAGAAGCTAAACCTCTTCGTCTCCAAACTCAGCCTCTGCTGCGTCACCTTCGACTTCTCCGACCAAACCAAGAACTCACTCGAGAAAGACGTCAAAAGACAGACTCTCCTCGAGCTCCTCGACTTCgtatcctcctcctcctccgttaGGTTCACCGAGCCAGCCATCCTCGCGATGTGCAAGATGTCAGCCGTTAATCTCTTCAGAGTATTCCCTCCTAGTTACCGAGAGAGAAACGATAGTGATGATAATGATCCCACGTTCGAACCTGCTTGGCCTCACCTGCAGATCGTTTACGATCTGCTGCTTAAGTTCATCACGTCTCCTTGCCTAGACGCTAAGTTAGCTAAAAAGTATCTAGACCACGGGTTTATACTAAGGCTCCTCGAGTTGTTCGACTCCGAGGATCCGAGAGAGCGTGAGTGTTTGAAGACAATCCTCCATCGCGTCTACGGGAAGTTCATGGTTCACAGACCTTTTATCCGCAAAGCAATGAGCAACATCTTCTACAGCTTCGTCTTCGAGACCACCGAGAAGCGCGGCGGGGGAGGAATCGCCGAGCTTCTCGAGATTTTCGGGAGCATTGTGAGCGGTTTCGCTTTGCCTCTCAAAGAGGAGCATAAGATCTTCCTGTGGAGGGTGTTGATTCCGTTGCACAAGGCTAAATCCGTTGGGGGGTATTTTCACCAGCTGTCTTATTGTGTGACTCAGTTTATTGATAAGGAGCCGAAGCTTGGGAGCGTTGTGATAAAGGGTTTGTTGAAGTTTTGGCCTGTGACGAATAGTCAGAAGGAGGTTATGTTTCTTGGGGAGGTTGAGGAGATTGTGGAGGTGATGAGTTTGGTGGAGTTTCAGAAGGTGATGGTTCCTTTGTTCTTGAGGATTGCTGCTTGTGTTAACAGTTGTCACTTTCAG GTTTCTGAGAGAGCTTTGTTCTTGTGGAACAACGATCAGATTGTGAATTTGATTGCACAGAACAGGCAAGCCATCTTACCGATCATGTTCGCTGCCTTGGAGAAGAACGCTGAAAGCCACTGGAACCAGTCCGTGCTGAACTTAACTCTAAACGTGAGGAAAATGTTTTGTGAGATGGACGAGGCTTTGTTCATGTCTTGCCACGCGCGGTTTCAGGAGGACGAAGCAGAGCAATGCTCTGCGGAGGAAAAGAGGAAAGAAACATGGGCGAGGCTAGAGAAGGCGGCAAGTATGAAGCCTGTAACTGGAAAGACAGCTGTTCTTGTAACTCCTTTAGCAACCTCCATTGCCTGCTAA
- the LOC111207652 gene encoding uncharacterized protein LOC111207652 → MLGTVRANPTRFLRTIHVDSYKESLPFEWYSKKLPLLTKLTHSLKDFDLVDGKLEDINGVIIYNDHIKQKMQAFKSLARIFIGSPPLQQKLKEHKRFNTETEREPFVVNSLTKVCNFLDITAQQRKLVRSTVCSQVTQYRIWRGALEDILNALQEEVEHSETTRQGTKLGQQVILSCLKFLSESSVSFEDETSTSWMRPVPGRYAKANASAKWEDVLDMVNDLRRYLEEHDFYHLEKLLSMKEGLLQIKDVFLDNTIGFREVRHQEHLVYRKLSKMLGSPSPCLFSLLVYFLYGRVRDIEVDLCGGFHKEEKSGVFSLSMGRVLTSGDEKMLGRGIKQLDRALGLFEFVWETAGMKESINLQGHLWCLGAEEKTITYRGKTFFLHDLSV, encoded by the coding sequence ATGTTGGGTACTGTAAGGGCTAACCCAACTCGCTTCCTCCGTACAATCCATGTGGATTCCTACAAAGAATCATTACCATTTGAATGGTACTCAAAGAAACTCCCACTTCTTACCAAACTCACCCATTCACTAAAGGACTTCGACTTAGTAGACGGCAAGCTTGAAGACATCAACGGCGTCATCATCTATAATGATCACATCAAACAGAAGATGCAAGCCTTCAAGTCTCTAGCTAGAATCTTCATTGGGTCTCCTCCACTTCAGCAGAAGCTCAAAGAACATAAACGCTTCAACACCGAAACCGAAAGAGAGCCGTTCGTGGTGAACTCATTAACCAAAGTCTGCAACTTTCTCGACATCACGGCCCAACAGAGGAAGCTAGTGAGGTCCACGGTGTGTTCGCAGGTGACCCAGTACCGTATCTGGAGAGGTGCTCTCGAAGATATACTGAACGCTCTCCAAGAAGAAGTTGAACATAGCGAGACAACAAGGCAAGGGACGAAGTTAGGACAGCAAGTGATCTTGTCCTGCCTCAAGTTCTTGTCTGAATCATCGGTCTCGTTCGAAGACGAGACCTCGACTTCTTGGATGCGTCCCGTGCCAGGTAGATACGCGAAAGCAAACGCTTCTGCGAAGTGGGAAGATGTTCTCGACATGGTGAACGATCTGAGAAGGTACCTCGAAGAGCATGACTTTTACCATCTGGAGAAGCTTTTGTCGATGAAAGAAGGGCTTCTACAGATCAAAGACGTGTTTCTAGACAACACTATTGGGTTCAGAGAGGTTAGGCATCAAGAGCACCTTGTCTACAGAAAGCTTTCGAAGATGTTGGGGAGTCCTTCGCCGTGTTTGTTCAGTCTTCTCGTGTATTTTCTCTATGGACGTGTGCGTGACATTGAAGTTGATCTCTGTGGAGGGTTTCACAAGGAGGAGAAGAGTGGGGTTTTTAGCTTAAGCATGGGGAGGGTATTGACCTCAGGGGATGAGAAGATGCTGGGGAGAGGGATCAAGCAGTTGGATAGAGCCTTGGGGTTGTTTGAATTTGTGTGGGAAACGGCGGGAATGAAAGAGAGTATTAACCTTCAAGGGCATTTGTGGTGTCTTGGAGCTGAAGAAAAGACCATAACATACCGTGGGAAAACGTTCTTCCTTCATGACCTTAGTGTATGA
- the LOC106425424 gene encoding probable sugar phosphate/phosphate translocator At5g25400, whose amino-acid sequence MGKGGSLSEGVIKNIVLSYTYVAIWIFLSFTVIVYNKYILDKKMYDWPFPISLTMIHMSFCSTLAFLLIKVFNFVEPVSMSRDTYLRSVVPIGALYSLSLWLSNSAYIYLSVSFIQMLKALMPVAVYSIGVLFKKEGFKSETMVNMLSISFGVAIAAYGEARIDVWGVVLQLGAVAFEATRLVLIQILLTSKGITLNPITSLYYVAPCCLGFLFIPWIVVEFPVLRETSSFHFDYVIFGTNSFCAFALNLAVFLLVGKTSALTMNVAGVVKDWLLIAFSWSVIKDTVTPINLFGYGIAFLGVAYYNHAKLQALKAKEAQKSAQQIDEESGRLLEEKEGGRKIEPED is encoded by the coding sequence ATGGGTAAAGGCGGATCACTAAGCGAAGGCGTGATCAAGAACATCGTCCTCTCCTACACATACGTAGCGATATGGATCTTCCTCAGCTTCACCGTCATCGTCTACAACAAATACATCCTCGACAAGAAAATGTACGACTGGCCTTTCCCTATCTCCCTCACCATGATCCACATGTCCTTTTGCTCAACCCTAGCTTTCCTCCTCATCAAGGTCTTCAACTTCGTCGAGCCTGTCTCCATGTCACGTGACACTTACCTTAGATCCGTTGTTCCCATCGGCGCGTTGTACTCACTCTCCCTCTGGCTCTCAAACTCCGCTTACATTTACCTTTCCGTCTCCTTCATCCAAATGCTCAAAGCCCTCATGCCCGTCGCGGTTTACTCCATCGGTGTCTTGTTCAAGAAGGAAGGTTTTAAGTCGGAGACTATGGTTAACATGTTATCCATCTCCTTTGGTGTCGCAATCGCTGCTTACGGTGAAGCTAGGATTGATGTGTGGGGTGTGGTTCTTCAGCTAGGTGCGGTTGCGTTCGAGGCGACAAGATTGGTTTTGATTCAGATCTTGCTTACCTCTAAAGGAATCACGTTGAATCCTATCACTTCTCTTTACTACGTTGCACCATGCTGCTTAGGGTTCTTGTTTATCCCTTGGATTGTTGTGGAGTTTCCTGTTCTTAGAGAGACCTCTAGCTTCCATTTTGATTACGTTATTTTCGGGACGAATTCGTTCTGTGCGTTTGCTTTAAATCTTGCTGTGTTCCTTTTGGTGGGGAAGACGTCTGCTTTGACCATGAATGTTGCTGGTGTGGTTAAGGACTGGTTATTGATCGCATTCTCATGGTCGGTTATTAAGGACACTGTGACTCCTATTAATCTTTTTGGTTATGGGATTGCCTTCTTGGGCGTTGCGTACTACAATCACGCTAAGTTACAAGCGTTGAAAGCTAAAGAGGCTCAGAAGAGTGCTCAGCAGATCGATGAGGAGAGTGGTCGGCTTTTGGAAGAGAAGGAAGGTGGGAGGAAGATTGAGCCAGAGGACTGA
- the LOC106403835 gene encoding B3 domain-containing protein At5g25470-like: MALNGVSDLLQENVKKPRFCKSLSLGENWKSKSMRIIPEEFVRSAHGAFEHRLVFTVSWGNSWQVWLQRDKNGLFMEEEDWNEFVDDNLLCPNDILLFTHEDTMFTEVRIYKKDYRFFKQVISAPLAPQVVDPKPKAPSSAPPGFAPFPSASASRARQSSSPVQNPEQYLVNPQNPYFVKTLSKKIDVLYVNQEVIQKYGLKFGPHLSPVYYLLPGEKHEAVIKIYRNAPCFNRWAAICKKYNKKEGDSVVCELERSGGVVTAVRVHFVDE, from the exons ATGGCGCTCAATGGCGTTTCAGATTTGCTCCAAGAGAATGTGAAGAAGCCTCGCTTCTGCAAGTCTCTTTCTTTGGGAGAAAACTGGAAGTCTAAATCAATG AGGATTATTCCTGAAGAGTTTGTGAGAAGTGCTCATGGTGCATTTGAACACAGGCTAGTGTTTACCGTTTCTTGGGGAAATTCGTGGCAAGTCTGGCTCCAACGAGACAAGAACGGTCTGTTcatggaagaagaagactggaacgagtttgtggatgacaactTGTTATGCCCTAACGATATCTTGCTCTTCACACATGAGGACACAATGTTTACTGAAGTGAGAATCTATAAAAAAGATTATCGCTTCTTCAAACAAGTCATCTCAGCACCTCTTGCACCTCAAGTGGTTGACCCTAAGCCAAAAGCCCCTTCCTCTGCACCTCCTGGCTTTGCTCCCTTTCCTTCTGCCTCGG CAAGTAGAGCGAGACAGAGCTCTTCTCCTGTCCAAAACCCTGAGCAGTACCTCGTAAACCCCCAAAACCCCTACTTTGTGAAGACACTGtccaaaaaaatcgatgttcTG TATGTGAACCAAGAGGTGATTCAGAAGTATGGGTTGAAGTTTGGTCCCCATCTGTCCCCCGTTTATTACCTTCTTCCCGGAGAAAAACACGAGGCTGTGATTAAGATCTACCGCAACGCCCCTTGTTTCAATCGCTGGGCAGCCATATGTAAGAAGTACAACAAGAAAGAAGGAGACAGTGTTGTTTGTGAGCTTGAACGCTCAGGTGGTGTGGTTACTGCTGTTAGAGTGCATTTCGTTGATGAATGA
- the LOC111207645 gene encoding polyadenylate-binding protein-interacting protein 6-like, protein MKPGGSGLNPNAAAYVPISKRDGDSAKPAASEKQMSDEDLEMDVDIEFLLATFSDLSYESISDVYLANNGDLDATIEMLTQLEIFSNEAEEYLPDTLDIGDVPETIKPSTSSAPKQTNASASTSSRAPNAPSS, encoded by the exons ATGAAGCCAGGAGGATCAGGATTGAATCCGAACGCAGCAGCTTACGTACCAATCTCCAAAAGAGACGGTGATTCTGCAAAGCCTGCTGCATCTGAGAAGCAGATGAGTGATGAGGATTTGGAGATGGACGTGGACATTGAGTTCCTTTTAGCCACGTTCTCTGACTTGTCATATGAGTCTATCAGTGATGTGTACTTGGCTAACAATGGTGATCTGGATGCTACTATCGAAATGCTGACTCAGCTCGAG ATTTTCAGTAATGAAGCTGAGGAATACCTTCCAGACACACTTGACATTGGTGATGTACCTGAAACCATCAAGCCTTCTACTTCATCAGCTCCAAAGCAGACGAATGCAAGTGCATCAACATCCTCCCGTGCCCCAAACGCTCCCTCTTCCTGA
- the BNAA02G31980D gene encoding uncharacterized protein BNAA02G31980D — protein sequence MGGVTVVSLFLLLITTANSAGVSFRDGMLPNGDFELGPKPSDMKGTEVLNKMAIPNWEVTGFVEYISSGHTQGDMLLVVPAGKFAVRLGNEASIKQRLKVVKGMYYSLTFSAARTCAQDERLNISVAPDSGVIPVQTVYSSSGWDLYSWAFQAESEIAEIVIHNPGEEEDPACGPLIDGIAMKALYPPRPTNKNILKNGGFEEGPLVLPGSTTGVLIPPFIEDDHSPLPGWMVESLKAVKYVDTEHFSIPQGRRAIELVAGKESAIAQVARTIIGKTYVLSFAVGDANNACKGSMVVEAFAGRDTLKVPYESRGTGGFKRASIRFVAVSTRTRVMFYSTFYAMRSDDFSSLCGPVIDDVKLISARK from the exons ATGGGAGGCGTCACCGTCGtgtctctcttccttcttctcaTCACCACCGCCAATTCTGCCGGTGTCTCCTTCCGTGACG GGATGTTACCAAACGGCGACTTCGAACTAGGACCAAAACCATCGGACATGAAAGGAACCGAAGTCTTGAACAAGATGGCAATCCCGAATTGGGAAGTCACAGGCTTCGTCGAGTACATAAGCTCAGGACACACACAAGGAGACATGCTTCTCGTTGTCCCCGCCGGAAAATTCGCAGTCAGGCTAGGAAACGAAGCATCCATCAAGCAAAGACTCAAAGTGGTGAAAGGAATGTATTACTCGCTCACTTTCAGCGCTGCTAGGACGTGTGCTCAGGACGAAAGGCTCAACATCTCTGTGGCACCTGACTCGGGGGTGATTCCAGTGCAGACGGTGTATAGTAGCAGTGGATGGGATCTATACTCTTGGGCGTTTCAGGCTGAGAGTGAGATCGCAGAGATAGTGATTCATAATCCAGGTGAAGAAGAGGATCCAGCTTGTGGACCACTCATTGATGGTATTGCCATGAAAGCTCTTTACCCTCCTCGACCAACCAACA AAAACATTTTGAAAAACGGAGGATTTGAAGAAGGTCCATTAGTCCTACCAGGCTCGACCACAGGAGTTTTAATCCCACCGTTCATAGAAGACGACCACTCTCCCCTACCCGGTTGGATGGTCGAGTCTCTCAAAGCCGTCAAGTACGTAGACACAGAACACTTCTCAATCCCACAAGGTCGCCGAGCCATTGAGCTAGTAGCAGGCAAAGAGAGCGCCATCGCCCAAGTTGCTCGGACCATCATTGGGAAGACTTATGTCCTCTCATTTGCGGTAGGGGACGCCAACAACGCTTGCAAAGGCTCAATGGTGGTTGAAGCTTTTGCGGGGAGAGATACGCTTAAGGTACCTTACGAGTCACGTGGCACGGGAGGGTTTAAACGAGCTTCGATCAGGTTTGTAGCGGTTTCGACCAGAACCAGAGTTATGTTTTACAGTACTTTCTATGCTATGAGGAGTGATGATTTCTCTTCTCTATGTGGGCCTGTGATTGACGATGTCAAGCTTATAAGCGCTCGTAAGTAG
- the LOC106425412 gene encoding cytochrome b-c1 complex subunit 7-2, mitochondrial, which produces MASSFLQRLVDPKKNFLARLHMKSVSNRLRKYGLRYDDLYDPMYDLDIKEALNRLPREVVDARNQRLKRAMDLSMKHEYLPDDLQAVQTPFRSYLQEMLALVKRERAEREALGALPLYQRTIP; this is translated from the exons ATGGCGTCTTCGTTTCTCCAGAGATTAGTAGATCCGAAGAAGAACTTCTTGGCTCGTCTTCATATGAAGTCCGTCTCTAACCGCCTCCGCAAATACG GGCTTAGATACGACGATCTCTACGACCCTATGTACGATCTAGACATTAAGGAAGCGCTTAACCGGTTGCCTAGAGAGGTCGTTGATGCTCGGAACCAGCGCCTTAAGCGTGCGATGGACCTCTCCATGAAGCACGAGTACCTCCCAGATGATCTCCAG GCAGTGCAGACACCATTCAGGAGCTACCTCCAAGAAATGCTGGCTCTT GTAAAGCGGGAGAGAGCTGAGAGAGAGGCTTTGGGAGCTCTACCTCTCTACCAGAGAACCATTCCTTAA
- the LOC111207647 gene encoding dnaJ homolog subfamily B member 4-like: protein MGLDYYTILKVDKNATEDDLKKSYRKLAMKWHPDKNPTTKTEAEAKFKQISEAYEVLSDPQKRAVYDQYGEEGLSGMPPPGSTGNNGRAGGFNPRDAEDIFAEFFGSSPFGFGSAGGGPGRSTRFQSDGGGMFGGNNGSENMFRTYSDGTVPKKPPPVESKLPCSLEELYTGSTRKMKISRTIVDANGRQAQETEVLTIVVKPGWKKGTKVKFPDKGNEQVNQLPADLVFVIDEKPHDLFKRDGNDLITSAKVTLAEAIGGTTVSIKTLDGRNLPVGVTEIVSPGYELVVPGEGMPIAKEKGNRGDLKIKFDVQFPTRLSTDQKSALKRVLVG, encoded by the exons atggGTTTGGATTATTACACCATATTGAAGGTTGACAAGAATGCAACGGAGGATGATCTCAAGAAATCTTACAGAAAATTGGCTATGAAATGGCATCCTGATAAAAACCCTACCACCAAAACCGAAGCTGAAGCCAAATTCAAACAGATCTCCGAGGCTTATGAG GTTCTGAGTGATCCTCAGAAGCGAGCAGTATATGATCAATACGGTGAAGAAGGACTAAGCGGTATGCCGCCTCCCGGGAGCACAGGAAACAACGGAAGAGCAGGCGGGTTTAACCCTAGAGATGCAGAAGACATATTCGCAGAGTTCTTTGGAAGCAGTCCATTTGGTTTTGGATCAGCTGGTGGTGGTCCTGGAAGGTCAACAAGATTCCAATCAGACGGAGGAGGAATGTTCGGCGGAAACAACGGTAGTGAGAACATGTTCAGGACTTACAGCGACGGCACTGTGCCTAAGAAACCACCACCCGTTGAGAGCAAGTTGCCTTGTAGCCTTGAAGAGTTGTACACTGGATCGACAAGGAAAATGAAGATCTCTAGAACCATTGTTGACGCTAACGG GAGACAGGCGCAAGAGACAGAGGTTCTAACGATTGTTGTGAAACCAGGATGGAAGAAAGGGACCAAGGTCAAGTTTCCAGACAAAGGAAACGAGCAAGTGAATCAATTACCAGCTGATTTGGTGTTTGTGATAGACGAGAAGCCGCACGATTTGTTCAAGAGAGATGGGAATGATCTCATCACAAGCGCGAAAGTGACGCTTGCGGAAGCTATAGGAGGAACAACTGTGAGTATCAAGACGCTTGATGGGAGGAATCTACCCGTTGGTGTCACGGAGATAGTCAGTCCAGGGTATGAGCTTGTGGTTCCTGGAGAAGGGATGCCGATAGctaaggaaaaaggaaacagAGGTGATTTAAAGATTAAGTTTGATGTTCAGTTTCCGACAAGGTTGTCAACGGACCAGAAGTCTGCACTCAAAAGGGTCTTAGTGGGTTGA